A window from Borrelia sp. P9F1 encodes these proteins:
- a CDS encoding histidine kinase has translation MFRKFRGSNTYVVIISITTFAENRLYSILSNTRYLIENKKLSYKIHWTFPTYFFEILKLNSELNEWFFKRLKNNEDIYIPSTYSGNPHEYMLHDEIHVDLYWALKNPFGSGYKDLFKNSPPMFYMYKMEKLRKKVLELYRKLNFNYIEGVRYAKNKKKYLVFYKNNCQFLSEIQDPGIHKKNVNTLLYFHEIKEVYNNQELKNFLLSLKGLDASLYSIKVQNLEGTKIVADLLEIPEFNSLREQALILQFQNKRLKEYQINENSLKEFLTSKNFEQHPKNPESVTSKNLEYNMEGNFTLSHLKYSVRFEEGKLNKIKHKERQVEFLDSCRTYLKVLSKKDIIIEPTIESSFSFSNDKILGVRQYLNFNTKEKSIIDFFLDENLASFFISIKIVWPSGIALDGKTLKTVDTNYLLEYSSLEMPIFEVDKETNLKITARYNDYDTYEKIIETKRDTKGYINGTEFLISKGSDQSSNFFISFLHIEKYMIYTINYKIEKMSNKRWFILNIGGSYNMVKTEDLSNYSLSLNLLLLPMNNNFDNKIKINSKIKNLLFYPNIQNMKINNRQ, from the coding sequence TTGTTTAGAAAATTTAGAGGTTCAAATACCTACGTTGTGATTATCTCGATAACCACATTTGCTGAGAACAGGTTATATTCCATTTTATCAAACACAAGGTATCTAATTGAAAATAAAAAACTGAGCTATAAGATACACTGGACATTTCCGACATACTTTTTTGAAATTCTGAAATTAAATTCGGAATTAAATGAATGGTTTTTTAAAAGACTTAAAAATAATGAAGATATTTACATTCCAAGTACTTACAGTGGAAATCCTCATGAATACATGCTGCACGATGAGATCCATGTGGATCTATATTGGGCCTTAAAGAATCCATTCGGTAGTGGATATAAAGATTTATTTAAGAATAGTCCTCCTATGTTTTATATGTACAAGATGGAAAAACTAAGAAAAAAAGTGCTTGAACTATATAGAAAGCTTAATTTTAACTACATAGAAGGAGTGAGATACGCAAAAAATAAAAAAAAATATCTAGTTTTTTACAAAAATAATTGTCAATTTTTATCCGAAATTCAAGATCCTGGAATACATAAGAAGAACGTAAATACACTTCTTTACTTCCATGAAATTAAAGAAGTGTACAATAATCAAGAGTTAAAGAATTTCCTACTCTCCCTAAAAGGGCTGGATGCAAGCCTATATAGCATTAAGGTACAAAATCTAGAAGGAACCAAAATAGTTGCAGATTTGTTAGAAATTCCTGAGTTCAATTCACTAAGGGAACAAGCACTAATTCTACAATTCCAAAACAAAAGATTAAAGGAATATCAAATAAATGAAAATTCCTTAAAAGAATTTTTAACTAGTAAAAATTTTGAACAACACCCAAAAAACCCAGAGTCTGTTACAAGCAAAAACCTTGAATACAATATGGAAGGCAATTTTACGCTATCCCATTTGAAGTATAGTGTGAGATTTGAGGAAGGAAAACTTAACAAAATAAAACACAAGGAAAGACAAGTTGAATTTCTAGACTCTTGCAGAACTTACCTTAAAGTTTTATCAAAAAAGGACATCATCATAGAACCAACGATTGAAAGCTCATTCTCATTTTCAAATGATAAAATTCTAGGGGTTAGACAATATTTGAATTTCAACACAAAAGAAAAGTCGATAATTGATTTCTTCCTAGACGAAAATCTTGCAAGCTTTTTTATATCCATCAAAATAGTATGGCCTTCTGGTATAGCATTGGATGGCAAAACCCTAAAGACCGTCGACACAAATTATTTACTTGAATATTCAAGCTTAGAGATGCCCATCTTTGAAGTTGACAAAGAAACAAACCTAAAAATCACTGCAAGATACAATGACTATGACACTTATGAAAAAATTATTGAAACAAAAAGAGATACTAAAGGATATATTAACGGCACCGAATTTTTAATCTCTAAAGGAAGTGACCAGAGCAGCAATTTTTTTATTAGTTTTCTACATATTGAAAAATACATGATATACACAATTAATTACAAAATCGAAAAAATGAGTAATAAGAGATGGTTTATTTTAAACATAGGAGGATCTTACAATATGGTAAAAACCGAAGATTTGAGTAATTATTCTTTAAGTCTGAATTTATTATTACTCCCAATGAATAATAATTTTGATAATAAAATAAAGATAAATTCAAAAATAAAAAATCTACTCTTCTATCCAAACATACAAAATATGAAAATAAATAACCGACAGTAG